Within the Glycine soja cultivar W05 chromosome 3, ASM419377v2, whole genome shotgun sequence genome, the region CACTGTGCACTAAGTGCAATTTCCTCTCTGTTGGACCATTCATGAGAATTGGGCCCAATGGGTTAAcccgctaagcccaaatccATCTCGGGTTTGGAATTGCCCATGGCCCGCTAACCGTAACccttcgcgctaagcccaaatccttctctggattttataatttttgaattgggctaagcgagtctgCCCAATAAGCGCGTGAGTTTGAATTCTGAAAACTCAAAAGTCATTgagtgctcgcttagcgagtgatCCGCACTAAGCAAGGTAGTCGAAATTGACAAAAATAAGGCTTAACTGCATTGGGCAGTTACTTTGgtgcaaaatttaaaacattttctcTCAGCATCTGGCATTTCTGCACTGTGCTTCCATTTTGCCTTCTGCTTCTCTGTGCTtcttctttgcttctacattctgcaatccaagtaagtttttCTAACttagcattttatttttgttctaaaCCTTAGGGTAGATGCCCTACTATAGCTGTTTAAAGTTTTGATTTTGTGTTTGATGTTATTGTTGTTAGGTTAGTTGTTAGTAAGCATGTTGTTAGGGGTTTTGTTTTCTGCATAATGTATAGGATTTTGCTATGTTTTGATTAGGTTTTGAGGCTTAATAGAGGCCTGTGTTAGGGGGCTGAAAATCCCCAATATTTATGGAATTTTTTATGTGCTCACTAATCGCacttgtgcgctaagcgagttcatcaatttttgttgaatttctgggtttttggatgaactcgctaagtcgGTCCTGCCCCACTAAGCATGTTCATCAATTTTGTTTGCATACTTGAATGTTTGTATGGACTCACTAAGCCATTGCACCTTCAGCTTAGCGAGAGTTTAAATTTCCAGATTTGTTTAAGTGTtcgtatgaactcgctaagccagcatgcCGTGCTTAGTGAGTTGTGTTGCTTGAACCACAGTCTAAGAGGCTTTTTGTCTTCTATTGGTGGCTAAGCGAGTCAATCTCGCTAAGCCACCcatcttttattggttgaataAGCTTGGGATAAGCAAGTaagtctcgctaagcccaaagcatttttaatttctgagtttttgttcatgcgctaagcgagtcagtctcgctaagcgcaatttcttctctgttttgttttattttggaattGAGCTTAGCGATCTTGCTCACTAAGCCAATTAAGTTCTAGTATTTATTTTGGGCTAAGCGCTTGCTGGCGCTAAGCCTATTTAGTGTGTTGCGCTAAGCAAGTCAGTCTCGCTAAGTGAAATTAGCTCTCTGTGAGagaataaggcttagcgagcCTGCTCGCTTAGCCACTGTGCTGTTTCAGCTAAGCGAGTGTGTCTTGCTTAGCTAGAgtctttgtttttgtgttgttgcACTAAGCGCGCCTTGCGTGCTAAGCGAGTGCTATTATTTTCATAAGGTGCGCTAAGTGAGTCAGTCTCGCTAAGCACCCAGTctgtttttcagttttatttttctgattctAGTTTGAAATAAAACCTGTCTAACTTGAATCTTGTGACtatttttgatgcagatggcctCCAGGAAGAGGAAAGCCACAACCTCCCAACCTCGGGAACCTTATGACACCACTCGGTTTGTTTCTGAGGTTGCGTCGGAGCGATATTCACAGAATGTTCACTCCCGGAACATCCTTCCAGAGAGGGACGTTAACCTCTTTGTGACTGTGTATCATGAATTCAGAAGAGAGCTGATCAGAAGAAACTGGCATAAGGCCTTGACTCAGCACATAGACGGGCACATTGATGTGGCCTTGGTCAAGGAGTTCTACTCGAACCTGTATGACCCTGAAGACAAATCACCAAAACAAGTTAGAGGGATGCTGATTAAGTTTGATGCGACATCACTGAATGCCTTTCTGGAGACACCACCACTCATTCAGCCAGGGGAGCAGTACCCCTCTTATTCTATTTTTTGCAGGACGCGCACTGATCCTCAAGAGCTTGCCTCCAAGCTTTGTATTCTAGGGCGCATGTTCGTTTTAAATGCTGAAGGAGCGCCTTGGAAGCTCCTGAGGAAGGATCTGAATACACTAGCCCAGACTTGGAGTGTGTTATCATACTCCAACCTCTTCTGAGGGTCCATCTTCTTCTGCTCCCCCTGCTTCTGCTCCTGCTTCTACCTCTACTCCAGCTCCCTCTACTTCAACACCACCACTTCCATCAGCTCCAGTTTAGATCGACACCTTTGCTCCATCATTATCAGTTCTAGCACAATGTCGATGCTCTGAGGTCACAGTGCCGATGTTGCAGAGCATCCATCGTGGTTTATGCCTGGTGATGCCAGAGTATGCACGACTCAGATCAGCATCGGCCAATTATTAGCATAGAGGATTTCATG harbors:
- the LOC114406447 gene encoding uncharacterized protein LOC114406447, which codes for MATATNVVAAPPCQLFQKEPDIQMMLAVDVHLDTKNCDFQMEHNIFKHRNDVFHVMDPNGKKFMQDDVADRIQQMASRKRKATTSQPREPYDTTRFVSEVASERYSQNVHSRNILPERDVNLFVTVYHEFRRELIRRNWHKALTQHIDGHIDVALVKEFYSNLYDPEDKSPKQVRGMLIKFDATSLNAFLETPPLIQPGEQYPSYSIFCRTRTDPQELASKLCILGRMFVLNAEGAPWKLLRKDLNTLAQTWSVLSYSNLF